A single genomic interval of Psychroserpens sp. NJDZ02 harbors:
- a CDS encoding IS110 family transposase, translated as MKKYVDVIGIDVSKLTIDAHIYNRGVHRVFSNTSKGYKALLSWVEKHLGKDLCFFCFENTGHYSTNLSVYLSENNIDYVEESPLTIKRSSGIVRGKIDQLDSAMIARYAWLYKEELTLSSPKAQDIQELGRLLSFREQLVRDRTGKMSSLKEMQTLLSSPSTDDCCIIVKKMIHYLTKQITTLEQSIKKLIRSDELLEKNYQLLNTLKGVGLILSCQLLYHTNNFKRFDSWRQFSSYCGVAPFEHSSGTSIYRKNRIHKIGDRKMKTLLTLASVSAIQCDKELKQYYEKKVAEGKPKLVALNNVRNKILSRAFAVVKRGTPYVELQKFAA; from the coding sequence CCGTGTGTTTTCCAATACTTCAAAAGGTTACAAAGCCCTATTATCTTGGGTCGAAAAGCACCTTGGTAAAGACCTCTGTTTTTTCTGTTTTGAGAATACAGGTCATTACTCTACAAATCTTAGTGTTTATTTATCAGAAAACAACATAGATTATGTAGAAGAAAGTCCTTTGACCATTAAACGATCTTCTGGAATTGTTAGAGGAAAAATAGATCAGCTTGATTCCGCAATGATTGCGAGATATGCATGGCTTTACAAAGAAGAGTTGACTCTAAGTAGTCCAAAAGCGCAAGATATTCAAGAGTTAGGACGTTTGTTATCCTTTAGAGAACAGTTAGTACGAGACCGTACAGGTAAGATGAGTAGTCTTAAAGAAATGCAGACCTTGCTTAGTAGTCCATCGACTGATGATTGTTGTATAATTGTCAAAAAGATGATTCATTATCTAACAAAACAAATTACAACACTTGAGCAAAGTATTAAAAAACTAATACGAAGTGATGAGTTATTGGAAAAGAATTATCAACTTTTAAATACCTTAAAAGGGGTTGGTCTAATATTATCTTGTCAATTGTTATACCACACGAACAATTTTAAGCGATTTGATAGTTGGCGTCAGTTTTCAAGTTATTGTGGTGTAGCTCCTTTTGAGCACAGTTCAGGAACCAGTATTTACCGGAAAAACAGAATTCATAAGATAGGAGACCGGAAAATGAAAACACTCTTAACACTTGCCAGTGTTAGCGCAATACAGTGCGATAAAGAATTAAAACAGTATTACGAGAAAAAAGTTGCAGAAGGTAAACCAAAACTGGTAGCTTTAAATAATGTTAGAAATAAGATTTTGTCAAGAGCTTTCGCAGTGGTAAAAAGAGGAACACCTTATGTCGAATTACAAAAATTTGCAGCATAG